Genomic segment of Burkholderiales bacterium:
GATGTTTCGAGCTTGACGATAAATTCGGCGAGGCTCGCATCGAAACGTTCGCGCAACGGATGATCGGGCGCGTCGCGGACTTCCCGCAGGTAGTCCTCAACCGCGTCGACGATCTTGTTGTAGATCTTCTCGTCGATCGCGAGCTTGCGCAGGATCCACCAGACCTCGCGCTCGACTTTCTCGCGTATGGTCGGCTTGTTTGCGTCGAGCAGAATCGACAACTGGCCGATGACAGCGGTCAGCAACTGCTGATGGCGGCCGTTGACCGTCAGGCTGTTCAGGAGCTGGGCCGCAAGCGGCGCGACATCGATTTTGCCGGCGAAAGACAACACCTGCTGCTTGATGAATCCCCGTACCTGCGCCTGGTCGAAAGCGCCGAGCAGTTTCGGCAAAAACGACACCAGCGCCGCGGCGATCCGCCCGGCCTGACGCGGCTCGGCGAGCCAGCGCCCGAACGGACCGGCGTAATCGATAGCGACAATTTTCTCCGCCACGACATTCGGCGCAAGAAAATTCTGCTCGACGAACTTGCCGAGATTTTCGCCGATGCGTTCTTTCTTGCGCGGCAGGATCGCGGTATGCGGAATCGGAATGCCGAGCGGATG
This window contains:
- a CDS encoding DUF445 domain-containing protein; the encoded protein is HPLGIPIPHTAILPRKKERIGENLGKFVEQNFLAPNVVAEKIVAIDYAGPFGRWLAEPRQAGRIAAALVSFLPKLLGAFDQAQVRGFIKQQVLSFAGKIDVAPLAAQLLNSLTVNGRHQQLLTAVIGQLSILLDANKPTIREKVEREVWWILRKLAIDEKIYNKIVDAVEDYLREVRDAPDHPLRERFDASLAEFIVKLETSPEYREKGEAIKQQLLQSPALHGYLEGLWDDIRNYLTSDAARPDSVVGKRIESALIHLGSALARDQALHDRINQWLRELIVETVREHGHHAANFIADVVRRWDTDTVTQKIELEVGPDLQYIRINGTLIGGLVGVIIYSASLFF